Proteins from a genomic interval of Leishmania infantum JPCM5 genome chromosome 11:
- a CDS encoding anion-transporting ATPase-like protein — protein sequence MDPTLTELLHANLEWIFVGGKGGVGKTTTSCALATLFATTPISDAASPGGTRPRRVLLISTDPAHNLSDAFNQRFGPHPTPVKGLEESLAAMEVDPKNFTHGALMSSLTGTKRDGSASSLPEEAAADAAQHTTTFARIGAVLKEAARTMPGIDEISVFAEILHYVRTLSYDLLIFDTAPTGHTLRLLALPQTLNSTFDKLMSLEGLAPMIEAASHLIGSNLGDLGGACGDTAGSCEQATAAPSPSSAAPGAGSAAAASPQSRWCITADEVRSTALHWRQTMEEVQARFSDPNRTSFVCVCIAEFLSVYETERLVQELMKYNIGCDSIVVNQLVLKPSSEPPCRMCSARQKIQAKYLEQIDLLYEDFHVVKMPLLSDEVRGVPALKKFARFLQEPYSPETHGYIDVQEPC from the coding sequence ATGGACCCGACTctgacggagctgctgcacgccaACCTGGAGTGGATCTTTGTTGGCGGCAAGGGCGGTGTGGGCAAAACAACCACCTCTTGCGCGTTGGCTACCTTGTTTGCCACGACGCCAATCAGCGATGCCGCGTCGCCAGGAGGCACGCGGCCGCGACGGGTGCTGCTGATCTCGACAGATCCTGCACACAACCTCAGTGATGCCTTCAACCAGCGCTTCGGCCCACATCCGACACCGGTGAAAGGGCTGGAGGAATCCTTGGCTGCCATGGAGGTGGATCCGAAGAACTTCACCCACGGTGCGTTGATGAGTTCCCTGACAGGGACGAAGAGGGACGGCAGTGCTTCGTCCCTGCccgaggaagcggcggcagacgccGCCCAGCACACCACAACCTTTGCTCGTATCGGTGCAGTTCtcaaggaggcggcgcgcaccaTGCCCGGCATCGACGAAATCTCTGTGTTTGCAGAAATCCTGCACTACGTCCGCACGCTGTCCTACGACCTGCTCATCTTCGACACCGCGCCGACAGGCCAcacgctgcgcctgctggcATTGCCACAGACGCTGAACAGTACCTTTGACAAGTTAATGAGCCTGGAGGGCTTGGCGCCGATGATAGAGGCGGCTTCGCACCTTATCGGCTCCAACCTCGGAGATCTCGGTGGTGCTTGCGGTGACACCGCGGGCTCCTGCGAGCAAGCAACAGctgcgccttcgccgtcgAGCGCAGCTCCCGGCGCGGgctcggcggctgcggcctcGCCACAGAGCAGGTGGTGCATCACCGCAGACGAAGTCCGCTCGACAGCGCTTCACTGGCGTCAGacgatggaggaggtgcaggcCCGCTTCAGTGACCCGAACCGCACCAGCTTCGTCTGCGTCTGCATTGCCGAATTTTTGAGCGTCTACGAAACAGAGCGGCTTGTGCAGGAGCTCATGAAGTATAACATCGGCTGCGACAGCATCGTGGTGAACCAGCTCGTGCTGAAGCCGTCGTCAGAGCCGCCGTGTCGCATGTGCTCGGCTCGACAGAAGATTCAGGCGAAGTACCTTGAGCAGATTGATCTCCTGTACGAGGACTTCCACGTCGTGAagatgccgctgctcagCGACGAGGTGCGCGGCGTCCCGGCACTGAAGAAGTTCGCGCGCTTCTTGCAGGAGCCGTACAGTCCGGAGACACATGGCTACATCGACGTGCAGGAGCCTTGCTAA
- a CDS encoding putative 40S ribosomal protein S21 — MHKCVTLLRAYPRHTHPYWVSMRKCRLPRSEAEDVQCTPDSTYFAACSSPDRLCVLFFYVPALHWPTRNAGNNTCHTAHDHYATTTPPFISYLFLNSVPTLHLCSASSLFLSQLHLPPRATMATIGMFNEEGENVDLYIPRKCHATNTLIEAHDHAAVQISIANVGPNGVINGTTTTLCIAGYLRSQGESDHAINHITIDRGIMRIKTGKPKRASKSKSKKPAAKGAAAGAAAQKGGRPSVQKGARPASQKGARPPTQKGARPPTQKGARPPTQKGARPPAQKGAAPARKNRA; from the coding sequence ATGCACAAGTGTGTGACACTGCTCAGGGCATACCCTCGCCATACGCACCCGTACTGGGTTTCCATGCGAAAATGCCGCCTACCACGAAGCGAGGCAGAGGACGTACAGTGCACACCTGACTCGACTTACTTCGCCGCTTGTTCGTCTCCTGACCGCCtttgtgttttgtttttctaCGTCCCTGCCTTGCACTGGCCGACTCGCAACGCTGGCAACAACACATGCCACACCGCTCATGATCACTACGCGACCACCACGCCACCATTTATCTCCTACCTATTCCTCAACAGTGTGCCCACACTACACCTTTGCTCAGCCTCAAGTCTATTCCTCTCTCAGCTCCATCTCCCGCCGCGCGCAACGATGGCCACCATTGGCATGTTcaacgaggagggcgagaatGTTGACCTCTACATCCCGCGCAAGTGCCACGCGACCAACACGCTGATTGAGGCGCACGAccacgccgccgtgcagATCTCGATCGCGAACGTTGGCCCGAACGGCGTGATCAAcggcacgacgacgacgctgtgCATTGCTGGCTACCTGCGCTCGCAGGGCGAGTCGGACCACGCGATCAACCACATCACGATCGACCGCGGCATCATGCGCATCAAGACCGGCAAGCCGAAGCGTGCGTCCAAGTCGAAGTCGAAGAAGCCCGCCGCGaagggcgccgccgctggcgctgctgcccagaAGGGTGGCCGCCCGTCTGTTCAGAAGGGTGCGCGCCCGGCTTCGCAGAAGGGTGCCCGCCCGCCAACGCAGAAGGGTGCCCGCCCGCCTACGCAGAAGGGTGCCCGCCCGCCTACGCAGAAGGGTGCCCGCCCGCCTGCGCAGAAGGGTGCCGCTCCGGCTCGCAAGAACCGCGCTTAA
- a CDS encoding putative 40S ribosomal protein S21: MATIGMFNEEGENVDLYIPRKCHATNTLIEAHDHAAVQISIANVGPNGVINGTTTTLCIAGYLRSQGESDHAINHITIDRGIMRIKTGKPKRASKSKSKKPAAKGAAAGAAAQKGGRPSVQKGARPASQKGARPPTQKGARPPTQKGARPPAQKGAAPARKNRA, from the coding sequence ATGGCCACCATTGGCATGTTcaacgaggagggcgagaatGTTGACCTCTACATCCCGCGCAAGTGCCACGCGACCAACACGCTGATTGAGGCGCACGAccacgccgccgtgcagATCTCGATCGCGAACGTTGGCCCGAACGGCGTGATCAAcggcacgacgacgacgctgtgCATTGCTGGCTACCTGCGCTCGCAGGGCGAGTCGGACCACGCGATCAACCACATCACGATCGACCGCGGCATCATGCGCATCAAGACCGGCAAGCCGAAGCGTGCGTCCAAGTCGAAGTCGAAGAAGCCCGCCGCGaagggcgccgccgctggcgctgctgcccagaAGGGTGGCCGCCCGTCTGTTCAGAAGGGTGCGCGCCCGGCTTCGCAGAAGGGTGCCCGCCCGCCAACGCAGAAGGGTGCCCGCCCGCCTACGCAGAAGGGTGCCCGCCCGCCTGCGCAGAAGGGTGCCGCTCCGGCTCGCAAGAACCGCGCTTAA
- a CDS encoding PUF nine target 1: MPPRRCPNRLLVLCASINDVTAWPFWKFLQMKKIRGVTDMALLAFNSDGGSFEARIDGDRYQLKNYAKVRGYQHDMFESFVHRWHDPGRSYFVYGGHGMGDYVELEQNRVSLQAHELADVFGTRVFEAVLFDACFMANLDCAYHLRHNTRYIGACEGYMWEPDTALDYHVFNTHNASAMSRFKDPLHILRVIQADYCSKAPRGDFTIIDTTHIAALRQYVQEHVMQRVYDRATFYSLPQRERLQQIAEASIQASISQFGHPGGDTNVMNGVGSGTGRPRTAPSSPEVLALSAAGRPTRRQRMLQAIQFEHSLYPSEVDDKQLLDLKSYLTDMLREEQQLKAWEAAALGPQRRIAAGRRRLRSDALQHGGSSGIAAPSSASSSFAVWKAPPSRALFVDRHGRLPAASSTGCSPSINGGPAAANDKQKEATALSPPALAATLTMATAPPPSLSTSYKGSAQEGLDLFHQVVVSHIPPKAASIYATQLGGLSLTVHEYSAMSRPAEPWSVGSKRLLKRRAKQFLKNGELSEVVMESPKASPSVTSAALAATVNKATATAAAVKGASAGKPQHATSAAALPLSPRTRMLFPDQRLSFTSSSNGTDSDSSLPLSLSAPLSTSSTDACNSSMKTVILDPPQRAASCTSLPNSKQRTSAC, encoded by the coding sequence ATgccgccgaggcgctgcCCAAACCGCCTCCTGGTGCTGTGCGCCTCCATCAATGATGTCACAGCATGGCCGTTTTGGAAGTTCTTGCAGATGAAGAAGATTCGCGGCGTGACGGAcatggcgctgctcgccttcaacagcgacggcggcagctttGAGGCTCGCATCGATGGCGACAGGTACCAGCTCAAGAACTACGCCAAGGTGCGCGGCTACCAGCACGACATGTTTGAGAGCTTCGTGCATCGCTGGCACGATCCGGGCCGAAGCTATTTCGTGTATGGCGGGCATGGTATGGGCGACTATGTGGAGCTAGAGCAGAACCGTGTTtcgctgcaggcgcacgaGCTCGCCGACGTCTTCGGCACGCGTGTCTTCGAAGCCGTGCTCTTTGACGCCTGCTTCATGGCGAACCTTGACTGCGCCTATCATCTGCGCCACAACACGCGGTACATCGGTGCCTGTGAGGGGTACATGTGGGAGCCTGACACGGCCCTCGACTACCATGTCTTCAACACCCACAACGCGAGCGCCATGAGCCGCTTCAAAGACCCGCTGCACATCCTCCGCGTTATTCAGGCGGACTACTGCAGCAAGGCGCCGCGTGGCGACTTCACCATCATCGACACCACGCACattgcggcgctgcggcagtaCGTGCAGGAGCATGTCATGCAGCGCGTTTATGACCGGGCGACCTTCTACAGCCTACCGCAGCGAGAGCGACTGCAGCAAATCGCCGAGGCGTCGATTCAGGCGTCCATATCCCAGTTTGGCCACCCCGGCGGTGACACCAACGTGATGAATGGCGTTGGCAGTGGTACTGGCCGCCCGCGCACCGCCCCATCGTCACCCGAGGTGCTTGCGCTTTCCGCCGCCGGTAGaccgacgcggcggcagcgaatGCTGCAGGCGATTCAGTTTGAGCACTCGCTGTACCCGTCGGAGGTAGACGACAAACAGCTGCTCGACCTCAAGTCGTATCTCACGGACATGCTGcgggaggagcagcagctaAAGGCGtgggaggcagcggcgctggggccgcagcgccgcattgcggctggccgccgccgcttgcgAAGTGATGCACTGCAGCATGGTGGCAGCTCCGGAatcgccgccccctcctccgcctcgtcctccttcgccgtctggaaggcgccgccgtcgcgggcGCTGTTTGTTGATCGGCACGGACGGCTGCCTGCTGCCAGCTCTACAGGGTGCTCGCCGTCCATCAACGGTGGCCCAGCCGCAGCAAACGACAAGCAAaaagaggcgacggcgctctcTCCTCCAGCCCTTGCAGCCACTCTAACGATGgcaacagcgccgcctccgtctctctccacctcttACAAGGGCAGCGCGCAGGAGGGGCTAGATCTTTTTCACCAGGTTGTCGTGAGCCACATCCCACCCAAGGCCGCTTCCATCTACGCAACCCAGCTCGGGGGGCTATCCTTAACGGTGCACGAGTACAGTGCCATGTCGCGGCCGGCAGAGCCGTGGTCGGTGGGCTCGAAGAGGTTGCTGAAGCGCCGGGCAAAGCAATTCCTGAAGAACGGCGAACTCTCGGAGGTGGTGATGGAGTCCCCGAAGGCGAGCCCATCCGTCACCAGCGCTGCCCTCGCGGCAACCGTGAACaaggcgacagcgacggccgCGGCAGTGAAGGGTGCTTCTGCAGGAAAACCCCAGCATGCGacttccgccgccgcgctgccgctatCACCCAGAACACGAATGCTCTTCCCGGACCAGCGTCTGAGTTTCACGAGCAGCAGTAATGGCACAGACAGCGACAGCTCCTTGCCGCTCAGCTTGTCCGCACCGCTTTCCACCTCATCCACGGATGCATGCAACAGCAGCATGAAAACAGTAATTCTCGACCCGCCACAGCGGGCTGCCTCCTGTACGTCGTTACCCAACTCCAAACAACGTACAAGCGCCTGCTGA